A part of Aspergillus flavus chromosome 1, complete sequence genomic DNA contains:
- a CDS encoding putative NRPS-like enzyme, whose protein sequence is MACTAPSLPVLSSPATSEAASASPEVSSPVTSNDEYDEPEREIYTIHDLLLTRANGKTADEPIVAYPSKDIDYVYYTPRQADLGSQLHDYVEAAAIHYAELVPQRRSSDDPVQVVGLLGPSDFEYLVTLMAISRLGHTVLLLSTRIAEDAYVSLVDATKASFLIAQDGFKAMADNVSRRTGVTVQPVLRREDYDSSTTGKLVLDETKFDGPSESKNVCWIIHSSGSTGHPKPIYQTHAGALKNYANNFGLKGFITLPLFHAHGISCLFRAIHSQKLIYMYNAKLPLTASYLLSTLQGHPDIQVLYAVPYALKLLSESEQGLESLARMELVMFGGSSCPKPIGDTLVKNGTLLVSHYGTTETGQLMTSFRERSDLDWDYVRPGPSLLPYIRWEERFPGIYELSVLEGWPSKVASNRPDGSYATKDLFEKHPTKPNAWRYYARLDDTLVLENGEKANPLIIEGVARNHPDVGEAIAFGANKDRLGLFLVRAANALSKTDEEIIDAVFPAIEKCNADSPSYAHISRDMIQVLPSDTVYRATDKGTVIRSAFYRDFNEQIEQVYEQGDATGDRVLEGTELNMFLRESLLEVAPTINSAVLDDTTDVFSLGVDSLQSIRLRKIITKTLNVGGQRLSQNFVFEHPSIQRMADEITRLRLGLDADKEIPIEEQMSQLIDKYSNNFKAHTPVPQTVNGERIAVTGATGSLGAHLVAQLVQMEQVHTVFCLVRANSAHDALRRVRQSLYDRGLLYSLSPPDERKIVALPAQLSNTSRLGLDEPTYKQLTQSLTAVIHCAWSVNFNWSLGSFEDSCIAATRNLLDLCLDAQAPMPARFSFCSSVSTVARTPGHWVPEELPESLSYAQGMGYAQSKLVTEHIVNRAAQHTNIAARVLRVGQIVADTVHGIWNATEAIPMILQTAKTIKALPELDDILSWTPVDVIATSVIELTLGTNVANIVNLTNPTLSHWTRDLLPFLKTAGLEFEQLPQREWLNRLRQSNPDPAANPPIKLIEFFASKYDNDRPSRVLLYDTKKAQAGAPALRQAGGLNAQFVSRFMAHFQNQCWSNKDTTSISKKSREVIFLAGPCGCGKSTAAQALAQRFSIPIIEGDDLHSPASRQRMANNIPLTDSDRWDWLAHIRGAVMDRLQHSAAPAVVVTCSALRTIYRDELRRLSRLFDFPVNVTFLMLSIKDRAQLKDRLIARSAKEGHYMSSAMVDSQLDTLESPSGSEGDVILLDSDEPMEKMLEGVQDVVQGLLDV, encoded by the exons ATGGCCTGCACAGCGCCATCGCTGCCGGTACTATCCTCACCGGCCACTTCAGAGGCTGCATCTGCTTCCCCGGAAGTCTCTTCCCCCGTCACGTCAAACGACGAGTACGATGAGCCGGAGCGCGAGATCTACACAATCCATGACCTCCTGCTCACGCGAGCCAACGGGAAAACAGCCGATGAACCTATTGTCGCATACCCTTCCAAGGACATTGACTATGTGTACTACACTCCTCGTCAG GCTGACCTGGGATCACAGTTACATGACTATGTGGAGGCTGCAGCTATCCACTATGCGGAGCTAGTTCCCCAGCGTCGGTCATCAGACGATCCTGTGCAGGTTGTAGGCTTACTTGGTCCCTCTGATTTTGAATATCTCGTCACATTGATGGCCATTTCGAGACTGGGGCACACGGTACTGTTGCTTTCGACGCGCATCGCTGAGGATGCCTATGTCAGCTTGGTCGACGCTACCAAAGCCTCCTTTCTCATCGCTCAGGACGGTTTCAAGGCTATGGCGGACAACGTAAGCAGAAGGACGGGGGTTACGGTGCAGCCGGTCTTAAGACGCGAAGACTATGACAGCTCCACCACCGGCAAGCTGGTCCTTGACGAGACCAAATTCGATGGACCGTCGGAGTCAAAGAATGTGTGCTGGATCATCCATTCGAGTGGTTCAACAGGACACCCTAAACCGATCTACCAAACTCATGCTGGTGCTTTGAAGAATTACGCCAATAATTTTGGCCTCAAGGGATTTATCACCCTGCCTCTCTTTCATGCCCACGGCATCAGTTGTCTTTTCCGAGCAATTCACTCGCAGAAGCTAATTTACATGTACAATGCAAAGCTACCATTGACGGCCTCTTACTTATTATCCACCCTGCAGGGACACCCTGATATTCAAGTGCTCTATGCCGTTCCATATGCCTTGAAACTCCTTTCTGAATCAGAACAGGGCCTCGAGTCCTTGGCACGGATGGAGCTGGTCATGTTTGGGGGCTCGTCCTGTCCCAAGCCAATTGGCGACACTCTCGTGAAAAATGGGACTTTACTAGTTTCCCATTATGGAACCACTGAAACCGGACAACTGATGACATCCTTCCGAGAGCGCTCAGACCTGGACTGGGATTATGTTCGACCGGGTCCCTCCTTGCTGCCATATATCCGATGGGAAGAGCGATTCCCTGGCATCTACGAACTGTCGGTCCTAGAGGGTTGGCCATCGAAGGTGGCGAGCAACCGCCCCGATGGATCCTATGCGACCAAAGATCTATTCGAGAAGCATCCGACCAAGCCCAATGCCTGGCGTTACTACGCTCGACTGGACGATACACTTGTGCTGGAGAATGGTGAAAAGGCTAACCCTCTCATTATTGAAGGTGTGGCTCGTAATCATCCGGACGTGGGCGAGGCGATTGCTTTTGGTGCCAACAAGGATCGCTTAGGACTGTTCCTAGTCCGTGCAGCCAATGCTCTGAGCAAGACCGACGAAGAGATCATTGATGCGGTCTTTCCGGCCATCGAAAAGTGCAATGCGGACTCCCCATCCTATGCTCACATCTCGCGTGATATGATCCAAGTCCTCCCTTCTGATACGGTATATCGAGCAACAGACAAGGGCACCGTCATTCGCTCTGCATTCTATCGCGATTTCAATGAACAGATTGAACAGGTCTATGAACAGGGTGATGCCACGGGTGATCGAGTCCTTGAGGGAACCGAGTTGAACATGTTTCTCCGAGAAAGCTTGCTAGAAGTGGCCCCAACGATCAATTCGGCTGTGTTGGATGATACCACCGACGTGTTCAGTCTTGGTGTGGACAGCTTACAGTCGATTCGCTTACGCAAAATAATCACCAAGACGCTCAACGTCGGCGGCCAAAGACTATCCCAGAACTTCGTCTTTGAACATCCCTCTATTCAACGCATGGCAGATGAGATCACCCGGCTCCGTCTGGGGCTCGATGCAGACAAAGAGATTCCCATCGAGGAACAGATGTCGCAGCTGATTGACAAGTATAGCAACAATTTCAAGGCGCATACCCCAGTACCTCAAACAGTTAATGGGGAGCGCATCGCTGTTACTGGGGCTACCGGCTCGCTGGGTGCCCACCTCGTTGCCCAACTGGTTCAGATGGAACAGGTTCATACCGTCTTTTGCTTGGTTCGGGCAAATTCTGCACACGATGCCCTTCGCAGAGTGCGCCAAAGCCTTTACGACCGCGGTCTGTTATACAGCTTAAGTCCGCCTGATGAGCGCAAGATTGTCGCTTTGCCCGCACAACTCTCCAACACATCTCGCCTCGGATTGGATGAACCCACTTACAAGCAGTTAACTCAGTCACTTACTGCGGTGATCCACTGTGCTTGGTCTGTCAATTTCAACTGGTCTCTGGGCAGCTTCGAGGATAGCTGCATTGCTGCGACTCGCAATCTGCTCGACCTATGTCTGGATGCACAGGCGCCTATGCCCGCAAGATTCTCCTTCTGTTCGTCTGTAAGCACAGTGGCTCGGACCCCTGGCCACTGGGTACCGGAAGAGCTGCCTGAGTCTTTATCATACGCCCAAGGCATGGGCTACGCGCAGTCTAAGCTAGTGACAGAGCACATCGTCAACCGCGCCGCGCAACACACCAACATCGCTGCCCGAGTCTTACGTGTGGGTCAAATTGTTGCGGATACCGTGCATGGCATCTGGAATGCTACAGAGGCTATTCCGATGATCCTCCAGACGGCGAAGACCATCAAAGCTCTTCCCGAGCTAGACGATATTCTCTCCTGGACCCCTGTTGATGTCATCGCAACCAGCGTCATTGAACTCACCTTGGGAACGAACGTAGCGAACATCGTCAACCTGACCAATCCCACACTCAGCCATTGGACTCGCGACTTGCTTCCGTTTCTGAAAACCGCTGGGCTAGAATTTGAGCAACTGCCCCAGCGCGAGTGGTTGAATCGTTTGCGTCAATCTAACCCAGACCCAGCCGCAAATCCTCCAATAAAGCTGATCGAGTTTTTTGCCAGCAAGTACGACAATGACCGGCCTAGTCGAGTCCTCCTCTACGACACAAAGAAGGCGCAGGCCGGTGCACCAGCTCTGCGCCAAGCGGGAGGACTCAACGCACAATTCGTATCGCGGTTCATGGCGCATTTCCAAAACCAATGCTGGTCAAACAAGGACACAACATCTATCTCCAAGAAGTCCCGCGAGGTCATCTTCCTGGCAGGTCCCTGCGGCTGCGGGAAAAGTACCGCTGCACAAGCATTGGCGCAACGATTCAGCATACCCATTATTGAAGGCGACGATCTCCACTCTCCAGCGTCTCGACAGCGGATGGCCAACAATATTCCTCTCACCGATAGCGACCGGTGGGACTGGCTGGCTCATATTCGTGGAGCGGTGATGGATCGACTTCAACACTCAGCAGCACCAGCAGTCGTGGTAACCTGCTCGGCACTCCGGACTATCTACCGTGATGAACTACGACGCTTGTCTCGACTATTTGATTTCCCCGTCAACGTTACTTTCCTTATGTTGTCGATCAAGGATCGAGCGCAGCTGAAGGACCGTCTCATTGCCCGATCTGCTAAGGAGGGTCATTATATGAGCTCCGCCATGGTCGACTCGCAGTTGGATACCTTGGAGAGTCCGTCTGGGTCTGAAGGTGATGTGATTTTACTAGATTCTGATGAaccgatggagaagatgctTGAGGGAGTACAGGATGTTGTTCAAGGGCTTCTGGATGTATGA
- a CDS encoding putative aldehyde reductase I has product MSLSTHFTLNTGAKIPAVGFGTWQAKPLEVENAVEVALKQGYRHIDCAAIYRNESEVGNGIRKSGVPREEIFITGKLWNTKHAPEDVEPALDKTLKDLGVNYLDLYLMHWPCAFKSGDKWFPLNEDGVFELADVDYITTYKAMEKLLSTGKVRAIGVSNFNVRRLEELLGQVSVVPAANQIEAHPYLQQPDLLRFCQGKGIIVEAYSPLGNNQTGEPRTVDDPLVHSIAGELSMDPGPLLASWGVQRGTVVLSKSVTPSRIAANLQVKQLPEDAFARLSSLERHKRFNFPAFWGYDIFEEVGEEAVRKAALEAGPVNKTKFTV; this is encoded by the exons ATGTCACTGTCTACGCACTTTACGCTCAACACCGGAGCCAAAATCCCTGCGGTAGGGTTCGGCACATGGCAGGCCAAACCCCTCGAGGTTGAGAATGCCGTGGAAGTCGCGCTGAAGCAAGGATACCGACACATTGACTGCGCTGCTATATATCGCAATGAGTCGGAAGTTGGTAACGGAATTCGCAAGTCTGGGGTTCCTCGGGAGGAAATCTTCATTACCGGAAAGCTCTGGAATACGAAACATGCGCCGGAGGATGTCGAGCCTGCTTTGGACAAGACGCTTAAGGATCTCGGTGTTAACTATCTTGATTTATATTTGATGCACTGGCCCTG TGCTTTCAAATCCGGTGACAAGTGGTTTCCCCTAAATGAAGACGGCGTATTCGAGCTAGCAGATGTCGACTATATCACTACCTACAAAGCCATGGAGAAATTGCTATCGACAGGCAAGGTCCGCGCCATTGGTGTGTCCAACTTCAACGTTCGTCGCTTGGAAGAGCTCCTTGGCCAGGTTTCTGTCGTTCCAGCCGCCAATCAGATCGAAGCGCATCCTTACCTGCAACAACCGGACCTCCTTCGTTTCTGCCAAGGGAAGGGAATTATTGTGGAGGCATACTCACCCCTGGGCAACAACCAGACCGGAGAGCCCCGTACGGTTGATGACCCATTGGTGCACAGCATTGCCGGAGAACTTAGCATGGACCCTGGTCCACTGTTGGCTAGCTGGGGGGTTCAACGTGGGACTGTGGTCCTGTCCAAGAGTGTCACGCCGTCTCGTATTGCGGCCAACCTACAAGTCAAGCAATTACCGGAGGATGCGTTTGCCCGTCTTTCTTCCCTGGAACGCCACAAGCGCTTCAACTTCCCCGCTTTCTGGGGCTACGATATCTTCGAAGAAGTGGGCGAGGAGGCTGTCCGCAAAGCGGCGCTAGAGGCGGGTCCTGTGAATAAGACCAAGTTTACTGTATAA
- a CDS encoding putative MFS transporter, whose translation MSAPDIVDEKKHDAQHVESVRSLITIDNIQVLGLSPEDAQFYTDFSAEQKKAVLRKVDIRLVPMLAVLYLISQIDRANIGNAKIEGLTEDLRLSGIQYNIVLSIFFVPYVLLEVPSNILLKSFFRPSIYLGILITCWGIVMTLTGIVQNFAGLLITRLLLGAFEAGFYPAAIYLCTFWYMPKDLAYRVSIFYCASALSGAFSGLLAAGIAQMHGIGGQEGWRWIFLLEGLATVVLGVMCFFLLIDSPRRSSKWLSPDEIRYLELQHFIKEGGDFKEQRKRVSWEELKTVLSNWRLYMLSYILLCQSAAAYGLKFTMPTITKAMGFTNTNAQLMVAPPYIAAAISAICSSKLSDHFYWRMPFAAIPLTIVTIGYFIVISFHGQLNENIGPTYFAMILVCIGLYPTHPATTSWLANNLAPSGRRAIGLALSICIGNTGGVIGSYMYMDKEAPTYYTGFGLSLAFGGSGLIVALLLELSYIYANRMKAKESEAEIRERYSDDELLAMGDKSPLFKYTL comes from the exons ATGTCGGCACCAGATATTGtcgacgagaagaaacatgATGCTCAGCATGTGGAGAGTGTCAGGAGCCTCATCACCATTGACAACATCCAGGTGCTCGGTCTGAGTCCTGAGGACGCGCAATTCTACACAGACTTCTCGGCGGAGCAGAAAAAGGCAGTCTTGCGCAAG GTTGATATTCGCTTGGTGCCAATGTTGGCCGTACTTTACTTGATCTCTCAGATTGACCGAGCCAACATCGGAAATGCAAAGATTGAGGGACTCACGGAAGACTTGCGACTAAGTGGCATCCAGTATAACATTGTACTGAGCATTTTCTTCGTCCCCTATGTGCTTCTCG AGGTGCCGAGTAATATCCTATTGAAGAGCTTTTTCAGGCCTTCAATCTATCTGGGGATTCTCATCACTTGCTGGGGAATTGTGATGACCCTAACAGGCATTGTGCAAAACTTCGCTGGTTTGCTCATTACACGTCTTCTACTAGGTGCTTTCGA AGCAGGATTCTACCCCGCGGCAATATATCTATGCACATTCTGGTACATGCCGAAGGATCTCGCCTATCGCGTTTCTATCTTTTACTGTGCCAGTGCTCTTTCTGGGGCTTTCTCGGGTCTTCTAGCCGCCGGAATTGCGCAAATGCATGGAATTGGTGGCCAGGAAGGTTGGCGATGGATCTTCCTGCTGGAGGGGCTTGCAACGGTAGTACTCGGAGTGATGTGCTTTTTTCTGCTAATTGATTCACCGAGAAGATCGAGCAAGTGGCTCAGCCCTGACGAAATACGATACCTTGAGCTGCAACATTTCATAAAGGAAGGGGGTGATTTTAAGgagcagagaaagagggTCTCATGGGAGGAGCTTAAGACTGTCCTTTCCAACTGGAGGTTGTATATGCTGTCGTACATCTTGCTCTGCCAGTCTGCCGCCGCATACG GCCTCAAATTTACCATGCCTACTATCACGAAGGCCATGGGATTTACCAATACGAACGCACAGCTCATGGTTGCGCCCCCGTATATTGCGGCTGCCATCTCCGCCATCTGTTCCTCTAAACTGTCCGACCACTTTTACTGGCGAATGCCTTTCGCTGCGATACCACTGACGATAGTCACAATTGGTTACTTTATTGTCATCTCGTTCCATGGACAATTGAACGAAAATATTGGCCCTACCTACTTCGCCATGATACTTGTATGTATCGGTCTTTACCCGACTCACCCTGCAACCACCTCATGGTTGGCCAACAACCTGGCTCCATCCGGACGCAGAGCGATTGGCCTTGCTCTTAGTATCTGCATTGGAAATACCGGCGGCGTTATCGGTAGTTACATGTACATGGATAAAGAGGCCCCCACGTATTATACCGGGTTTGGCTTGTCACTCGCTTTCGGTGGCTCTGGATTGATCGTAGCGCTTCTGCTAGAGCTTTCATATATCTACGCCAACCGGATGAAGGCAAAGGAATCTGAAGCGGAGATCAGAGAGCGATACAGTGACGATGAGCTGTTGGCGATGGGTGACAAGTCTCCTCTATTCAAGTACACGCTGTGA